The Microbacterium foliorum genome has a window encoding:
- a CDS encoding response regulator, translating into MDPDRDGPDLVTISVLVVDDQPLVRLAVRDILVDGGLLVVGEASDGRAAVRAAIETAPDVVLMDIRMPELDGIAATALIRANTDASADASHRPRVLVLTTFEDDENVVAALRAGASGFIGKGAEPDEIVRAVRTVHQGEALLSSSATRALIARAVGRGGALRSERWEAALAPLTPREREVLELVAEGLTNQDIAARLTISPHTAKTHVNRIMTKVAASDRAQLVILAYESGLVTAGE; encoded by the coding sequence GTGGATCCCGACCGAGACGGCCCCGACCTCGTGACGATCTCGGTGCTCGTCGTCGACGACCAGCCTCTCGTGCGGCTGGCAGTACGGGACATCCTCGTCGACGGCGGTCTTCTCGTCGTCGGCGAGGCGTCGGACGGACGCGCCGCGGTGCGCGCAGCCATCGAGACTGCGCCCGATGTCGTGCTGATGGACATCAGGATGCCGGAGCTCGACGGGATCGCCGCCACGGCTCTGATCCGTGCGAACACGGACGCGAGCGCGGACGCGTCGCACCGGCCCCGAGTGCTCGTGCTGACGACGTTCGAGGACGACGAGAACGTCGTCGCGGCACTGCGTGCGGGCGCGAGCGGATTCATCGGCAAGGGGGCCGAACCCGACGAGATCGTCCGCGCCGTGCGCACCGTGCACCAAGGCGAGGCACTGCTCTCGTCGTCCGCGACGCGAGCACTGATCGCTCGTGCGGTAGGTCGCGGCGGCGCGCTGCGTTCGGAGCGGTGGGAGGCTGCGCTGGCGCCGCTGACGCCACGGGAGCGCGAGGTTCTCGAGCTCGTCGCCGAGGGGCTCACGAATCAGGACATCGCCGCCCGCCTGACGATCTCGCCGCACACCGCGAAAACCCATGTGAACCGGATCATGACGAAGGTCGCCGCGAGTGACAGGGCACAGCTCGTGATCCTCGCCTACGAGTCAGGGCTCGTGACCGCGGGAGAGTGA
- a CDS encoding type II toxin-antitoxin system PemK/MazF family toxin — protein sequence MSTRNGILARLAEILFTALGSDRASRTNTRPRRPVSRVRSAPETRGTGTVRIDPASIGDLLIGYAPQRDGAPDAGEIIWTWVPYEENDGRGKDRPLLVIGRQSSDRVYALRMTSKPHDGRRDFLSIGSGAWDAQGRESWVDIELLYSVHETGLRREAAVLDRSRYRRVSTALTGRYGWTAG from the coding sequence GTGAGCACACGCAACGGCATCCTGGCACGACTCGCGGAGATCCTCTTCACAGCACTGGGATCTGACCGGGCGTCTCGGACGAACACTCGTCCGAGACGCCCGGTCTCGCGTGTGCGGTCTGCTCCTGAGACACGAGGAACCGGCACCGTGCGGATCGACCCCGCATCGATCGGTGATCTGCTCATCGGCTATGCGCCCCAGCGCGACGGCGCTCCGGATGCCGGCGAGATCATCTGGACCTGGGTGCCCTACGAGGAGAACGACGGCAGAGGCAAGGATCGGCCCCTGCTGGTGATCGGGCGGCAGTCATCCGATCGCGTCTACGCCCTGCGCATGACGAGCAAGCCCCACGACGGTCGGCGCGACTTCCTCTCGATCGGTTCCGGCGCCTGGGACGCCCAGGGAAGAGAATCCTGGGTCGACATCGAGCTGCTCTACAGCGTCCATGAGACGGGGCTGCGGCGCGAAGCCGCGGTGCTCGATCGGTCTCGCTACCGACGCGTCTCCACCGCTCTCACCGGCCGCTACGGGTGGACCGCGGGCTGA
- a CDS encoding alpha/beta hydrolase, which yields MRTSLRRALIVAGSVGTLLAVGLTTTTVVNAVSTETEKDRIETYGRTVSVEGRSMNVAVSGEGDQDVVLLPGFGTASPALDFEPLVAELAQDHRVIVVEPFGYGLSDGTERARTTDNIVDEIHEALQVLEVDRYVVMGHSIAGLYAIEYANRYADEVTAFVGIDSSVPGQPNMDTVFPTGLLAAAKNLGLIRLVAHASGDGLDGLDYDDDAREQMSLLSNRNSLTPTYLDEMNRIRTNFADAAGTGFPVALPVLLFVVADNAGNPDWIDLHESQAAEVDDGTVIPLDGEHYLHHTHAPEIADDFRLWEADRRLLVD from the coding sequence GTGCGCACGTCTCTCAGAAGAGCCCTCATCGTCGCCGGGTCCGTCGGCACCCTGCTGGCGGTCGGACTGACGACCACCACCGTGGTGAACGCCGTGTCGACCGAGACGGAGAAGGACCGGATAGAGACGTACGGTCGAACCGTGAGCGTCGAGGGACGGTCGATGAACGTGGCCGTCAGCGGCGAGGGCGATCAGGACGTCGTCCTGCTCCCCGGCTTCGGCACCGCCTCGCCGGCCCTCGACTTCGAGCCTCTGGTTGCAGAACTCGCGCAGGACCACCGCGTCATCGTCGTGGAGCCGTTCGGCTACGGCCTGAGCGACGGCACCGAACGCGCGAGGACGACCGACAACATCGTGGACGAGATCCACGAGGCGCTGCAGGTGCTCGAGGTCGACCGCTACGTGGTGATGGGGCACTCGATCGCGGGCCTGTACGCGATCGAATACGCGAACCGGTACGCCGACGAGGTGACGGCATTCGTCGGGATCGACAGCAGCGTGCCGGGCCAGCCGAACATGGACACGGTCTTCCCCACCGGTCTGCTGGCCGCGGCCAAGAATCTCGGCCTGATCCGCCTGGTCGCGCACGCGTCCGGCGACGGTCTCGACGGGCTCGACTACGACGACGACGCGCGCGAACAGATGTCGCTGCTCAGCAACCGGAACTCGCTCACCCCCACCTACCTCGACGAGATGAACCGCATCAGGACCAACTTCGCGGATGCCGCGGGCACCGGCTTTCCCGTCGCGCTCCCCGTCCTGCTGTTCGTGGTCGCCGACAATGCCGGCAATCCGGACTGGATCGACCTCCACGAGAGTCAGGCAGCGGAGGTCGACGACGGAACCGTGATCCCCCTCGACGGCGAGCACTATCTTCATCACACGCACGCCCCCGAGATCGCCGACGATTTCCGTCTGTGGGAGGCCGATCGTCGGCTCCTCGTCGACTGA
- a CDS encoding cryptochrome/photolyase family protein, with translation MSSPSIVWLRDDLRLADNPALRAAIDRDEPIVVLYVLDEESPGIRPFGGAARWWLHHSLASLSGRLHDLGATLTLRRGPAERVVREAVADTGASAVFWNRRYGGAERDIDAALKTSLRDDGLEIASFAGSLLHEPWTVKTGSGTHFSVFTPFWRACLALPAPRAPLPAPRSLNGLSPGPASDDLDDWDLLPTRPDWAGGLRDTWEPGEPAARARLRSFLHDDIGTYDRARDEPSAGATSLLSPRLRWGELSPFTVWHEAVDAHGAAGFLSELGWREFAWHTVFHSPDLATVNLRRQFDAFPWPPLDPAQLAAWQRGATGIPLVDAGMRELWHTGFMHNRVRMVTASFLVKNLLIDWRRGEEWFWDTLVDADGASNPFNWQWVAGSGADAAPYFRVFNPDLQAKKFDPHGLYISEWAADAPTEPIVDLAATRKAALAAYDVVKRSSPAPS, from the coding sequence ATGTCCTCCCCCTCGATCGTGTGGCTCCGTGACGACCTCCGCCTCGCCGACAACCCGGCGCTGCGCGCAGCCATCGACCGTGACGAGCCGATCGTCGTGCTCTACGTCCTCGACGAGGAGTCGCCCGGGATCCGGCCGTTCGGCGGCGCTGCGCGCTGGTGGCTGCACCATTCGCTCGCCTCGCTGAGCGGTCGCCTGCACGACCTCGGGGCGACGTTGACGCTGCGGCGTGGGCCCGCCGAGCGCGTCGTCCGCGAGGCCGTGGCGGACACCGGGGCGAGCGCGGTGTTCTGGAACCGCCGGTACGGCGGAGCCGAGCGCGACATCGACGCTGCGCTGAAGACGTCCCTCCGTGATGACGGGCTCGAGATCGCCTCCTTCGCCGGTTCCCTGCTGCACGAGCCCTGGACGGTGAAGACCGGGAGCGGCACCCACTTCTCGGTCTTCACCCCCTTCTGGCGAGCATGCCTCGCCCTCCCCGCACCCCGCGCACCGCTGCCCGCGCCGCGAAGCCTGAACGGGCTGTCGCCAGGGCCCGCCTCCGACGATCTCGACGACTGGGATCTCCTGCCGACCCGACCGGACTGGGCGGGCGGCCTGCGCGACACGTGGGAGCCCGGCGAGCCCGCCGCTCGGGCCCGCCTGAGGTCGTTCCTCCACGACGACATCGGCACGTACGACCGCGCGAGGGACGAGCCGTCCGCCGGTGCCACCTCACTGCTCTCACCGCGACTGCGCTGGGGCGAGCTGAGCCCGTTCACCGTCTGGCACGAGGCCGTCGATGCGCACGGTGCCGCAGGGTTCCTCTCTGAACTGGGATGGCGGGAGTTCGCGTGGCACACCGTGTTCCACTCCCCCGATCTGGCCACCGTGAACCTCCGCCGCCAGTTCGACGCGTTCCCCTGGCCGCCCCTCGACCCTGCTCAGCTCGCTGCGTGGCAGCGCGGCGCCACCGGCATCCCGCTGGTCGATGCGGGCATGCGCGAACTGTGGCATACCGGCTTCATGCACAACCGCGTGCGCATGGTCACCGCGTCATTCCTGGTCAAGAACCTGCTGATCGACTGGCGGCGCGGCGAGGAGTGGTTCTGGGACACTCTCGTCGACGCCGACGGCGCGAGCAATCCTTTCAACTGGCAATGGGTCGCCGGGTCCGGGGCCGATGCGGCGCCGTACTTCCGGGTGTTCAACCCCGACCTCCAGGCCAAGAAGTTCGATCCGCACGGTCTTTACATCTCGGAGTGGGCAGCGGATGCTCCGACCGAGCCGATCGTCGATCTCGCGGCGACGCGCAAGGCGGCGCTCGCGGCCTACGACGTCGTCAAGCGTTCCTCGCCCGCCCCGAGCTGA
- a CDS encoding Pr6Pr family membrane protein has protein sequence MRTEALPSRRVSALRGIVGAAVIGILVFTYVIGIPRQGPSLFDFFGYFTNLTSLIACLILLSTSLLGLRRRRVPAGLTTARAVVTACMIMVALVYNLIVPGTGSAPAWVSLVLHTVFPLLLVLDWLRVGDRPPQPWRLLWLVLPYPMLWLLVVLGRGVTDGWVPYGFLLPERGVVSLSTTVAALLVALLVAAAAVWALSRVPAPISRVSPRSTRSGR, from the coding sequence ATGCGCACAGAGGCACTCCCCTCCCGCCGTGTCTCGGCGCTTCGCGGCATCGTGGGGGCGGCGGTGATCGGCATCCTCGTCTTCACCTACGTCATCGGGATCCCTCGACAGGGACCGAGCCTCTTCGACTTCTTCGGCTACTTCACGAATCTGACGAGCCTGATCGCGTGCCTCATCCTGCTGAGCACCAGCCTGCTCGGACTCCGTCGACGCCGCGTCCCGGCGGGGCTCACCACCGCGCGCGCAGTGGTGACTGCCTGCATGATCATGGTGGCGCTCGTCTACAACCTCATCGTGCCGGGCACAGGCAGCGCTCCCGCGTGGGTGAGCCTGGTGCTGCACACCGTCTTCCCGCTGCTGCTGGTGCTCGACTGGCTGCGTGTGGGCGATCGGCCCCCGCAGCCGTGGCGTCTGCTCTGGCTGGTGCTGCCCTATCCGATGCTCTGGCTCCTCGTCGTGCTGGGCCGCGGCGTCACAGACGGATGGGTGCCGTACGGCTTCCTGCTCCCCGAGCGCGGTGTGGTGTCGCTCTCCACCACCGTCGCCGCCCTGCTGGTCGCGTTGCTCGTGGCTGCTGCCGCCGTATGGGCGCTCAGCCGGGTGCCTGCGCCGATCTCGCGGGTCAGCCCGCGGTCCACCCGTAGCGGCCGGTGA
- the zapE gene encoding cell division protein ZapE: MTDTPSRTGIVHLTDRQPTVSGPEMLASLVPPPQFDGATFESYRADDAYPSQEEAKETLIRFAGPGAPMKRGGFFSRAKKEPDAKPGVYLDGGFGVGKTHLLAAIYHAMPARRKYFGSFIEYTALVGALGYKNTVDLLKGADLLCIDEFELDDPGDTMVMTRLIGELVPTGTKLAATSNTPPNALGEGRFAAQDFLREIHAMADSFQTIRIDGVDFRQRALDGHAVVSDAAEYGKAVETGAASGTASDDAFGDVIRHLARVHPSRYLRVISGLDLVGLRDVQVLTDQSEALRFVAFVDRVYDAQIPIVATGVSLDQVFADEMLGGGYRKKYLRAISRLNALTHADRSVA, from the coding sequence ATGACCGACACGCCCAGCCGCACGGGCATCGTGCACCTGACCGACCGCCAGCCGACCGTCTCGGGTCCGGAGATGCTGGCGAGTCTGGTCCCGCCGCCCCAGTTCGACGGCGCGACCTTCGAGAGCTACCGTGCGGATGACGCCTATCCCTCGCAGGAAGAGGCCAAGGAGACGCTGATCCGCTTCGCGGGCCCCGGCGCCCCCATGAAGCGCGGCGGTTTCTTCAGCAGGGCGAAGAAAGAACCCGACGCCAAGCCCGGGGTCTACCTGGACGGCGGCTTCGGTGTCGGCAAGACACACCTGCTCGCGGCGATCTATCACGCCATGCCTGCTCGCCGTAAGTACTTCGGATCGTTCATCGAGTACACGGCGCTCGTGGGCGCCCTCGGATACAAGAACACGGTCGACCTCCTCAAGGGCGCGGATCTTCTCTGCATCGATGAGTTCGAGCTCGATGATCCCGGTGACACGATGGTGATGACCCGTCTCATCGGCGAGCTGGTGCCCACGGGCACGAAGCTCGCGGCGACCTCGAACACTCCGCCGAACGCGCTCGGCGAGGGACGGTTCGCGGCGCAGGACTTCCTGCGCGAGATCCACGCCATGGCGGACAGCTTCCAGACGATCCGCATCGACGGCGTCGACTTCCGTCAGCGCGCTCTCGACGGTCATGCGGTCGTGAGCGACGCCGCCGAGTACGGAAAGGCCGTCGAGACCGGAGCGGCGAGCGGAACCGCATCCGACGACGCCTTCGGCGATGTCATCCGCCACCTCGCTCGAGTGCACCCCTCGCGGTACCTCCGGGTGATCTCCGGTCTCGACCTCGTCGGCCTGCGCGACGTGCAGGTGCTGACGGACCAGTCCGAGGCGCTGCGATTCGTCGCGTTCGTCGACCGGGTGTACGACGCGCAGATCCCGATCGTCGCCACCGGTGTGAGCCTCGACCAGGTGTTCGCCGACGAGATGCTGGGTGGGGGCTACCGCAAGAAGTATCTGCGCGCCATCTCCAGACTCAATGCACTTACACACGCGGATCGCAGTGTCGCGTAA
- a CDS encoding sulfurtransferase → MAIEFDTTSPKFAEYSEPGRLVSTEWLAERLGTPGLVVVESDEDVLLYETGHIPGAVKVDWHTELNDPVVRDYVDGEGFATLLSRKGISRDDTVVIYGDKNNWWAAYALWVFSLFGHEDVRLLDGGRDRWISEGREITRDAPTPTPTEYPIVQRDDSAIRAYKDDVLAHIGSPLIDVRSPEEYNGERTTAPAYPEEGTLRAGHIPTAQSVPWAKAVAEDGGFRPRAELDAIYRDGAGLVDGDEVVAYCRIGERSSHTWFVLKHLLGFENVRNYDGSWTEWGSAVRVPIVTGSEPGSL, encoded by the coding sequence GTGGCCATCGAGTTCGACACCACCTCACCCAAGTTCGCCGAGTACTCGGAGCCGGGGCGGCTCGTGAGCACCGAGTGGCTCGCCGAGCGCCTCGGAACACCGGGACTGGTCGTGGTGGAGTCCGACGAGGACGTCCTGCTCTACGAGACGGGGCACATTCCCGGCGCGGTGAAGGTCGACTGGCACACCGAGCTCAACGATCCCGTCGTGCGCGACTACGTCGACGGCGAAGGCTTCGCGACGCTGCTCAGCCGCAAGGGGATCTCCCGCGACGACACCGTCGTGATCTACGGCGACAAGAACAACTGGTGGGCCGCCTACGCGCTCTGGGTCTTCTCGCTGTTCGGCCACGAGGACGTCCGCCTGCTCGACGGCGGCCGTGACCGCTGGATCTCCGAGGGACGCGAGATCACCCGTGACGCACCGACGCCCACGCCGACCGAGTACCCGATCGTGCAGCGCGATGACTCCGCCATCCGCGCGTACAAGGACGATGTGCTCGCCCACATCGGCAGCCCGCTGATCGACGTCCGCTCTCCCGAGGAGTACAACGGTGAGCGCACCACCGCGCCCGCGTACCCCGAAGAGGGCACACTGCGGGCCGGCCACATCCCCACCGCCCAGAGCGTGCCGTGGGCCAAGGCCGTGGCGGAGGACGGCGGATTCCGCCCGCGCGCCGAGCTCGATGCCATCTACCGCGACGGCGCCGGACTCGTGGACGGCGACGAGGTCGTCGCGTACTGCCGGATCGGTGAGCGATCCAGCCACACCTGGTTCGTGCTGAAGCACCTCCTGGGCTTCGAGAACGTGCGCAACTATGACGGTTCGTGGACCGAGTGGGGCAGCGCGGTGCGGGTGCCGATCGTCACGGGCTCGGAGCCCGGTTCCCTCTGA
- a CDS encoding SufE family protein — protein MSTSDVPATLAEIRDGFLETPEADRLLLLLEYSDELPAVSEEVANHPEMYERVAECQSPVYIYVEVDEGIVTMHATAPPEAPTTRGFASILVQGISGLTADEVLAIPDDYPQSIGLTKAVSPLRIGGMTGMLMRAKNQVRQKR, from the coding sequence ATGAGCACCAGCGACGTTCCTGCCACCCTCGCCGAGATCCGCGACGGCTTCCTCGAGACACCCGAGGCCGACCGCCTGCTGCTCCTGCTGGAGTACTCGGACGAACTGCCTGCGGTCTCCGAGGAGGTCGCGAATCACCCGGAGATGTACGAGCGCGTGGCCGAGTGCCAGTCGCCCGTCTACATCTACGTCGAGGTCGACGAGGGCATCGTCACGATGCACGCCACGGCTCCGCCGGAGGCTCCGACGACGCGCGGATTCGCGAGCATCCTGGTGCAGGGCATCTCGGGCCTCACCGCCGACGAGGTGCTGGCGATCCCCGACGACTACCCGCAGTCGATCGGTCTCACGAAGGCCGTCTCACCTCTGCGGATCGGCGGCATGACCGGAATGCTGATGCGCGCCAAGAATCAGGTCAGGCAGAAGCGCTGA
- a CDS encoding sensor histidine kinase, with protein MPTTRARRDGFGMSDLLAVALIVFFAVLPFPDETFRAEGMLLIPALAPALIMPFRGRWPITALVVSLACVVAVAASGSISPSALLAVAIACFAVVDRLGRRIGLLSLGISVAVAFLADAWALGGDLLDATALQFILIIVLGGALGDTARSRREFVAAMIERAERAERSRDDEARRRVAEDRVRIARDLHDVVAHQIAVISLNAGVASTSLETRPERAQEALATVRNASRTVLADIGGLMTLLRAEPDADERAPRPQSGLGDLETLLSGFRAAGLRIDLRDPHHGFALSPAGDHVAYLVLHEALTNAHKHGRGGTATVALRAEGAAVHLTIVNPAADDASSPLRAGHGLRGLQERLTAVGGTMHVGSDGGVFSLEAWIPTETAPTS; from the coding sequence ATGCCGACCACCCGTGCCCGCCGTGACGGGTTCGGGATGTCCGATCTCCTCGCCGTCGCGCTGATCGTGTTCTTCGCCGTGCTGCCGTTTCCCGACGAGACCTTCCGGGCCGAGGGGATGCTGCTGATCCCTGCCCTCGCTCCGGCTCTGATCATGCCCTTCCGGGGCAGGTGGCCGATCACCGCTCTGGTCGTCAGCCTGGCGTGCGTCGTCGCCGTCGCCGCGTCAGGGTCGATCTCTCCCAGCGCGCTCCTCGCCGTCGCGATCGCCTGCTTCGCGGTGGTCGATCGCCTCGGGCGACGCATCGGGCTGCTCTCCCTCGGCATATCGGTCGCGGTCGCGTTCCTCGCCGACGCCTGGGCGCTCGGCGGTGATCTCCTCGATGCGACGGCGCTGCAGTTCATCCTGATCATCGTCCTGGGTGGCGCCCTGGGGGACACGGCCCGGTCGCGGCGGGAGTTCGTCGCGGCGATGATCGAACGCGCAGAGCGGGCCGAGCGGAGCCGCGACGACGAGGCGCGCAGACGGGTCGCCGAAGACAGGGTGCGGATCGCCCGCGACCTGCACGACGTGGTCGCACATCAGATCGCGGTGATCAGCCTGAACGCAGGCGTCGCCTCCACGTCTCTCGAGACACGGCCCGAGCGTGCACAGGAGGCTCTGGCGACGGTGCGCAACGCCTCACGGACGGTCCTCGCCGACATCGGGGGACTCATGACCCTGCTGCGTGCCGAGCCGGACGCCGATGAGCGCGCGCCCCGCCCGCAGAGCGGGCTGGGAGACCTCGAGACGCTGCTCTCCGGCTTCCGTGCGGCGGGACTTCGCATCGACCTGCGGGATCCTCACCACGGGTTCGCTCTGTCGCCGGCCGGCGATCATGTCGCGTACCTGGTGCTCCACGAGGCGCTCACCAACGCGCACAAGCACGGTCGCGGCGGCACGGCGACCGTCGCCCTGCGTGCCGAGGGCGCAGCGGTGCACCTGACGATCGTGAACCCGGCTGCGGACGACGCGTCGAGTCCTCTCCGGGCAGGACACGGGCTTCGCGGTCTGCAGGAGCGCCTCACCGCGGTCGGAGGCACCATGCACGTCGGCAGCGACGGCGGGGTCTTCTCGCTCGAGGCGTGGATCCCGACCGAGACGGCCCCGACCTCGTGA
- a CDS encoding GIY-YIG nuclease family protein, translated as MSPLRLPSPCSLCGRTDAVRVSSALMCAWCGWRYGDSPDPDLPRPVIEVVYYIRYARRVKIGTSRRPRQRLGSIRHEELLAFEPGGREIEQARHREFADIREGGEWFTLTPHLESHIAGLRTVTDPWQLYAQWVSRASQN; from the coding sequence GTGTCGCCCCTCCGTCTCCCGAGCCCGTGCTCCCTGTGCGGACGCACCGACGCGGTGCGGGTGTCCAGTGCTCTGATGTGCGCCTGGTGCGGATGGCGCTATGGCGACTCCCCCGATCCCGATCTCCCGCGTCCGGTGATCGAGGTCGTGTACTACATCCGCTACGCGCGTCGGGTGAAGATCGGCACGAGTCGCCGCCCGCGCCAGCGCCTGGGCAGCATCCGACACGAAGAGCTCCTCGCGTTCGAACCCGGAGGACGCGAGATCGAACAGGCGCGGCATCGCGAGTTCGCGGACATCCGAGAGGGCGGCGAGTGGTTCACCCTCACGCCGCATCTCGAGAGCCACATCGCCGGACTCCGCACGGTGACCGACCCCTGGCAGCTCTATGCGCAGTGGGTGAGCCGCGCATCGCAGAACTGA
- a CDS encoding ammonium transporter, with protein MDAPGNISWAITATALVLLMTPGVAFFYGGLVKAKSVVSMMMMSFGSIGLVAVLWILFGFSMSAVDSPTAFAGNPFADIGLSSLAAGEGSNVALLGVAYGATFAIITVALISGAIADRAKFGSWLIFAGVFATVGYFPVAAWVWGGGWIMNLGTTLFGEDSGIGVIDYAGGTAVHINAGAAALALALVLGKRIGFQKGILKPHNVPLTLLGAALLWFGWFGFNAGAEWLSEDMGGVGLIGINTLGATAAAILGWILIEKIKDGKPTSVGAASGAVAGLVAITPACANLTPGWALLLGLLAGVVCALAIELKFRLGFDDSLDVVGIHLVGGLIGTLYLGFFATGTGLFVGGDARQLAVQVIAALGVLIYSFVVAFIIGFAIEKTIGFRVTNEDEIAGVDQVVHGEEGYALADA; from the coding sequence ATGGATGCTCCAGGCAACATCTCCTGGGCGATCACCGCGACCGCCCTCGTACTGCTCATGACGCCCGGCGTCGCCTTCTTCTACGGCGGCCTCGTGAAGGCCAAGAGCGTCGTCAGCATGATGATGATGAGCTTCGGCTCGATCGGCCTCGTCGCAGTGCTCTGGATCCTCTTCGGATTCTCGATGAGCGCTGTCGACAGCCCCACCGCCTTCGCAGGCAACCCCTTCGCCGACATCGGGCTCTCCAGCCTCGCGGCCGGTGAAGGCTCGAACGTCGCTCTGCTCGGCGTCGCCTACGGTGCGACGTTCGCGATCATCACGGTGGCCCTGATCTCGGGTGCCATCGCCGACCGCGCGAAGTTCGGCAGCTGGCTGATCTTCGCCGGCGTCTTCGCCACCGTCGGATACTTCCCCGTCGCCGCCTGGGTCTGGGGTGGCGGATGGATCATGAACCTCGGCACCACGCTCTTCGGTGAGGACAGCGGGATCGGCGTGATCGACTACGCCGGTGGTACCGCGGTGCACATCAACGCGGGAGCTGCGGCCCTCGCCCTCGCCCTCGTCCTCGGCAAGCGCATCGGGTTCCAGAAGGGCATCCTGAAGCCGCACAACGTGCCGCTGACCCTGCTCGGCGCCGCCCTGCTGTGGTTCGGCTGGTTCGGCTTCAACGCCGGTGCGGAGTGGCTCTCGGAGGACATGGGCGGTGTCGGACTCATCGGCATCAACACGCTCGGCGCCACCGCGGCGGCCATCCTCGGCTGGATCCTCATCGAGAAGATCAAGGACGGCAAGCCCACCTCCGTGGGTGCGGCATCGGGTGCGGTCGCCGGACTCGTCGCGATCACCCCGGCGTGCGCGAACCTGACGCCGGGCTGGGCGCTCCTGCTGGGCCTGCTGGCCGGTGTGGTCTGCGCACTGGCGATCGAGCTCAAGTTCCGTCTCGGCTTCGACGACTCGCTCGACGTCGTCGGCATCCACCTCGTCGGTGGGCTCATCGGAACCCTGTACCTCGGCTTCTTCGCCACCGGCACCGGACTGTTCGTCGGCGGCGACGCCCGCCAGCTCGCGGTCCAGGTGATCGCCGCTCTCGGTGTGCTGATCTACTCCTTCGTCGTCGCCTTCATCATCGGCTTCGCGATCGAGAAGACGATCGGCTTCCGCGTCACGAACGAAGACGAGATCGCCGGTGTCGACCAGGTCGTGCACGGCGAGGAGGGCTACGCGCTCGCTGACGCCTGA
- a CDS encoding YnfA family protein: MTVLRISILFVLAAVAEIGGAWLIWQAIKENRGWVFAVLGVMALGAYGFIAALQPDANFGRVLASYGGVFIAGSLAWGIIVDGFKPTLWDWAGSAIALVGAATIILAPTAANTATETAS; this comes from the coding sequence ATGACCGTCCTGCGCATCAGCATCCTCTTCGTGCTCGCCGCCGTCGCCGAGATCGGCGGAGCCTGGCTGATCTGGCAGGCGATCAAGGAGAACAGGGGATGGGTGTTCGCGGTGCTCGGGGTCATGGCGCTCGGCGCGTACGGCTTCATCGCGGCCCTGCAGCCCGATGCGAACTTCGGGCGCGTGCTCGCCTCGTACGGGGGTGTGTTCATCGCGGGATCGCTCGCCTGGGGCATCATCGTCGACGGGTTCAAGCCCACCCTCTGGGACTGGGCGGGCTCGGCGATCGCCCTGGTCGGCGCGGCCACCATCATCCTCGCGCCGACAGCCGCGAACACCGCGACCGAGACGGCGTCGTAG
- a CDS encoding SPW repeat domain-containing protein, whose translation MRFIPTKVHGILDYIVGVALIAAPWLFGFAGIGGPAVIIPIVLGVGLIVYSLFTKYEWGPFGVIPMPVHLVFDIVASLFLALSPWIFGFSTEAPNVWVPHVVVGVAVILVVLFSQPQPAKVKAARA comes from the coding sequence ATGCGCTTCATCCCCACCAAGGTCCACGGCATCCTCGACTACATCGTCGGTGTGGCTCTGATCGCAGCACCGTGGCTGTTCGGCTTCGCGGGCATCGGCGGACCCGCCGTGATCATCCCGATCGTGCTCGGCGTCGGCCTCATCGTCTACAGCCTGTTCACCAAGTACGAGTGGGGCCCCTTCGGCGTCATCCCGATGCCGGTCCACCTCGTCTTCGACATCGTCGCCAGCCTCTTCCTCGCCCTGTCGCCGTGGATCTTCGGCTTCTCGACCGAGGCGCCGAACGTCTGGGTGCCTCACGTCGTCGTCGGCGTCGCCGTGATCCTCGTGGTCCTGTTCTCGCAGCCGCAGCCCGCGAAGGTCAAGGCCGCCCGCGCCTGA
- a CDS encoding DoxX family protein, with the protein MIRALARWILALALGAIGIVHFVSTRGFRVVVPDWATKATRLDKDAIVIASGAAEVALAVGLLALPKERRRIGVATAAFFVAVLPGNVHQWRTHRSTPGLDTEARRFGRLFFQPLLVLWALWATAPDPVPAVRPWRRSR; encoded by the coding sequence ATGATCAGAGCACTGGCGCGTTGGATCCTCGCACTCGCCCTGGGGGCGATCGGCATCGTCCACTTCGTGAGCACCCGAGGTTTCCGGGTCGTCGTCCCGGACTGGGCCACGAAGGCCACCCGCCTCGACAAGGACGCGATCGTGATCGCCTCCGGCGCCGCCGAGGTGGCCCTCGCGGTCGGGCTCCTCGCGCTGCCGAAGGAGAGACGACGCATCGGCGTCGCGACGGCCGCGTTCTTCGTCGCCGTCCTGCCCGGGAACGTGCACCAGTGGCGCACCCACCGTTCGACCCCCGGTCTCGATACCGAGGCGCGACGCTTCGGCCGACTGTTCTTCCAGCCGCTGCTGGTGCTCTGGGCACTGTGGGCGACTGCTCCCGATCCTGTTCCTGCTGTTCGCCCGTGGCGTCGTAGTCGCTGA